Proteins encoded by one window of Haliotis asinina isolate JCU_RB_2024 chromosome 6, JCU_Hal_asi_v2, whole genome shotgun sequence:
- the LOC137287815 gene encoding four-domain proteases inhibitor-like yields the protein MLKTAILAVAVVLIAGAEDECLKACPRNLSPVCATFTKTYGNECMMKADACSLAKQGVHLMTKRDAECSCERACPFLLSPVCATDGVTYDNECLMNVAACKQNKWLEVKSAGKCPTDY from the exons ATGCTGAAGACTGCTATTCTGGCTGTTGCTGTGGTCCTCATTG CTGGCGCCGAAGACGAGTGCCTGAAGGCATGTCCGAGAAACTTAAGCCCTGTGTGTGCCACGTTCACCAAAACCTATGGGAATGAATGCATGATGAAGGCTGACGCCTGCAG cTTGGCTAAGCAAGGCGTCCATCTTATGACTAAGAGGGACGCTGAGTGTAGCTGTGAAAGGGCATGTCCCTTCCTCCTCAGTCCCGTCTGTGCCACGGATGGCGTCACATACGACAACGAGTGCCTGATGAACGTGGCAGCATGCAA GCAAAACAAGTGGCTGGAAGTGAAGAGCGCTGGCAAATGCCCAACCGATTACTAA